The following proteins come from a genomic window of Paramicrobacterium humi:
- the rplO gene encoding 50S ribosomal protein L15, giving the protein MADEKKDVTEETTAPATKAAKAPAKKPAAKKADAASTAEKKAPAKKAAAKKADETAEPRVPVLKVHHLRPAPGSKTARTRVGRGEGSKGKTAGRGTKGTKARYQVRQGFEGGQLPAHMRTPKLRGFKNPFRVEYQVVNLERLAELYPKGGDVTVSDLVAKGAVRKNEKVKVLGNGDIAVKLNVEVDKVSGSAEQKIVAAGGSVK; this is encoded by the coding sequence ATGGCTGACGAGAAGAAGGACGTCACGGAAGAGACGACCGCTCCCGCCACGAAGGCCGCCAAGGCCCCCGCCAAGAAGCCGGCCGCGAAGAAGGCGGATGCTGCAAGCACCGCCGAGAAGAAGGCCCCTGCCAAGAAGGCTGCGGCGAAGAAGGCCGACGAGACCGCGGAGCCTCGCGTACCGGTTCTCAAGGTGCACCACCTGCGCCCCGCGCCCGGTTCCAAGACCGCACGCACTCGCGTCGGCCGTGGTGAGGGTTCCAAGGGCAAGACCGCGGGCCGCGGCACCAAGGGCACGAAGGCCCGCTACCAGGTCCGCCAGGGCTTCGAGGGTGGCCAGCTTCCTGCGCACATGCGCACACCGAAGCTGCGCGGCTTCAAGAACCCGTTCCGTGTGGAGTACCAGGTCGTGAACCTCGAGCGCCTCGCCGAGCTCTACCCGAAGGGCGGCGACGTCACCGTCTCCGACCTCGTGGCCAAGGGCGCCGTTCGCAAGAACGAGAAGGTCAAGGTTCTCGGCAACGGTGACATCGCCGTGAAGCTGAACGTCGAGGTCGACAAGGTCTCGGGTTCGGCGGAGCAGAAGATCGTCGCCGCCGGCGGCTCCGTCAAGTAA
- a CDS encoding BglG family transcription antiterminator, producing MSKDRQSSLMGLLVRSHEWLTAADLADAIGVTPRSIRSYIAALKTQAEPHTIIDSGPEGYRLNAEGYAAFRAQTGSIAPGDAPRERLYRLVRLLVDADDGVDVYDTAAALFVSDSTLEADLTRVRGLIADTGLAVRRAGSRVSLVGSELAQRRLLSRLFREESEHGMAALDAIQREFESESLGSFKTDLIAALERHGYYINDYGMDNVLLHIAIAADRAGKHQPIGDTGKSTGAEAELGGILRSLAATHFSPGLDESDIRYLSYLLATRAVAPGPESAAAAAASDYLSDDDLGRMRAIVARAAEEYLVDLSDEDFLTRLTLHVRNLLERAEDQAFSRNPLTKSIKSAYPMIYELAVFIASQLHDATGIDVNDDEIAYIAMHVGAHLHQQTRRDDLATCIIVCPNYYDMQAMLRERVAQSLGDALVVTRVIARSDVPWDRLDAEIVLTTIAPPVPAENIVRIQPFFGPGDVDRVRATLSRVRRQGRRAAIRDELLRYFDERLFVRDVSGLDEEGMIRLLGARMAELGIVDEAYVSAAIERERMSSTAFTEALAVPHAMAMTATRTSIAIAVNEHSLPWGDGRVNVVAFIAFSEAGRAQFQDVFDQFVEVFSEREDVNRIIRASRDFAGFIDELVRTMDG from the coding sequence GTGAGCAAGGACCGGCAGAGCAGCCTCATGGGACTGCTCGTGCGCTCGCACGAGTGGCTCACCGCCGCCGACCTCGCCGACGCCATCGGCGTGACCCCGCGCAGCATCCGCAGCTACATCGCGGCGCTCAAGACGCAGGCGGAGCCGCACACGATCATCGACTCCGGTCCCGAGGGGTACCGGCTCAACGCGGAGGGCTACGCCGCGTTCCGGGCTCAGACGGGAAGCATCGCGCCCGGCGACGCGCCGCGGGAGCGGCTGTACCGGCTCGTGCGACTGCTCGTGGACGCCGACGACGGCGTCGACGTGTACGACACCGCCGCCGCCCTGTTCGTGAGCGACTCGACGCTCGAGGCCGACCTCACCCGCGTGCGCGGTCTCATCGCTGACACGGGCCTCGCGGTGCGCCGTGCCGGCAGCCGCGTGTCGCTCGTGGGCTCGGAGCTCGCGCAGCGCCGCCTGCTCTCCCGCCTCTTCCGGGAGGAGTCGGAGCACGGCATGGCCGCGCTCGACGCGATCCAGCGCGAGTTCGAGTCGGAGAGCCTCGGCTCGTTCAAGACCGACCTGATCGCGGCGCTCGAGCGGCACGGCTACTACATCAACGACTACGGCATGGACAACGTGCTGCTGCACATCGCGATCGCCGCCGACCGCGCGGGCAAGCACCAGCCCATCGGCGACACGGGCAAGTCGACGGGCGCGGAGGCCGAGCTCGGCGGCATCCTGCGCTCTCTCGCGGCCACGCACTTCTCCCCCGGCCTCGACGAGAGCGACATCCGGTACCTCTCGTATCTGCTCGCGACGCGAGCCGTGGCTCCGGGGCCCGAATCGGCCGCCGCGGCCGCGGCATCCGACTATCTCTCCGACGACGACCTCGGCCGGATGCGCGCCATCGTCGCTCGCGCCGCGGAGGAGTACCTCGTCGACTTGAGCGACGAGGACTTCCTCACCCGGCTCACGCTGCACGTGCGGAACCTGCTCGAGCGCGCCGAGGACCAGGCGTTCTCCCGCAACCCGCTGACGAAGTCGATCAAGTCGGCGTACCCGATGATCTACGAGCTCGCCGTGTTCATCGCGAGCCAGCTGCACGACGCGACGGGCATCGACGTCAACGACGACGAGATCGCCTACATCGCCATGCACGTGGGCGCGCACTTGCACCAGCAGACGCGGCGCGACGACCTCGCGACGTGCATCATCGTGTGCCCCAACTACTACGACATGCAGGCGATGCTGCGCGAACGCGTCGCGCAGTCGCTCGGCGACGCCCTCGTCGTCACGCGCGTCATCGCCCGCAGCGACGTGCCGTGGGACCGGTTGGATGCCGAGATCGTGCTCACGACGATCGCGCCGCCCGTGCCGGCGGAGAACATCGTGCGGATCCAGCCGTTCTTCGGCCCCGGCGACGTCGACCGTGTGCGCGCAACGCTCAGCCGCGTGCGCCGGCAGGGCAGACGAGCGGCGATCCGCGACGAGCTGCTGCGCTACTTCGACGAGCGCCTGTTCGTGCGCGACGTGTCGGGGCTCGACGAGGAGGGCATGATCCGGCTGCTCGGCGCGCGCATGGCCGAGCTCGGCATCGTCGACGAGGCGTACGTGAGCGCGGCGATCGAGCGTGAGCGCATGTCGTCGACGGCGTTCACCGAGGCGCTCGCGGTGCCGCACGCGATGGCGATGACGGCAACGCGCACGTCGATCGCGATCGCGGTGAACGAGCACAGCCTGCCGTGGGGCGACGGTCGCGTGAACGTCGTCGCGTTCATCGCGTTCAGCGAGGCGGGTCGCGCGCAGTTCCAGGACGTGTTCGACCAGTTCGTCGAGGTGTTCTCGGAGCGCGAGGACGTGAACCGCATCATTCGCGCGAGCCGCGACTTCGCGGGGTTCATCGACGAGCTCGTGCGCACAATGGACGGCTGA
- the rplX gene encoding 50S ribosomal protein L24, whose amino-acid sequence MGAKIKKGDLVQVISGPKQDRGGYRGKQGRVIEVLVEKNRVIVEGVNYVTKHVRQGQSQRGTKTGGLETHEAPIHISNVALVDPDSKKPVKVGFRNEEVVKDGVSKTVRVRYDKKSGKDLK is encoded by the coding sequence ATGGGAGCAAAGATCAAGAAGGGTGACCTGGTTCAGGTCATCAGCGGCCCGAAGCAGGACCGCGGTGGATACCGCGGCAAGCAGGGACGTGTCATCGAGGTGCTCGTCGAGAAGAACCGCGTGATCGTGGAGGGTGTCAACTACGTCACCAAGCACGTTCGCCAGGGACAGTCGCAGCGTGGAACCAAGACCGGCGGTCTGGAGACCCACGAGGCGCCCATCCACATCTCGAACGTCGCGCTCGTCGACCCCGACAGCAAGAAGCCGGTCAAGGTCGGCTTCCGCAACGAAGAAGTCGTGAAGGACGGCGTCTCCAAGACGGTCCGCGTTCGCTACGACAAGAAGTCTGGTAAGGACCTGAAGTAA
- the rplR gene encoding 50S ribosomal protein L18, with translation MAVKTKSSARDRRHARLRKKIAGTADRPRLVVNRSARHVFVQVVDDAKGQTIVSASTLESDLRSFDGDKSAKAKKVGELVAERAKQAGIESVVFDRGGNRYAGRVAAIAEGAREGGLNL, from the coding sequence ATGGCTGTCAAGACCAAGTCGTCAGCCCGCGACCGTCGTCACGCACGTCTTCGCAAGAAGATCGCGGGCACTGCGGACCGTCCCCGTCTCGTTGTCAACCGCTCGGCACGTCACGTGTTCGTGCAGGTCGTGGACGACGCCAAGGGCCAGACCATCGTGTCGGCCTCCACTCTCGAGTCGGACCTGCGCTCGTTCGACGGCGACAAGTCCGCCAAGGCCAAGAAGGTCGGCGAACTGGTTGCCGAGCGCGCCAAGCAGGCCGGGATCGAGTCCGTTGTATTTGACCGTGGTGGTAACCGTTACGCCGGGCGCGTCGCGGCGATCGCCGAAGGTGCTCGAGAGGGTGGACTGAACCTGTGA
- the rplF gene encoding 50S ribosomal protein L6: MSRIGKLPIEIPAGVDVTIDGQNVTVKGPKGELTLAVAAPIVAKVDDGQVVVSRPDEERESRSLHGLTRTLIANNIIGVTQGYSKGLEVVGTGYRVQQKGQSIEFALGFSHPVVVEPPAGISFTVEGNNKLTVSGIDKQAVGETAANIRKIRKPEPYKGKGVRYAGEVIRRKAGKAGK, encoded by the coding sequence ATGTCACGTATTGGAAAGCTTCCCATCGAAATCCCCGCCGGGGTCGATGTCACGATTGATGGCCAGAACGTCACGGTCAAGGGCCCGAAGGGCGAGCTGACGCTCGCCGTCGCCGCCCCGATCGTCGCGAAGGTCGATGACGGCCAGGTCGTCGTCAGCCGTCCGGACGAAGAGCGCGAGTCTCGTTCGCTCCACGGCCTGACCCGCACGCTCATCGCCAACAACATCATCGGCGTCACCCAGGGCTACTCCAAGGGCCTCGAGGTCGTCGGCACCGGTTACCGCGTGCAGCAGAAGGGCCAGTCGATCGAGTTCGCGCTCGGCTTCTCGCACCCCGTCGTCGTCGAGCCGCCCGCGGGCATCTCGTTCACCGTCGAGGGCAACAACAAGCTCACGGTGTCGGGCATCGACAAGCAGGCTGTCGGCGAGACCGCAGCCAACATTCGTAAGATCCGCAAGCCCGAGCCGTACAAGGGCAAGGGTGTGCGCTACGCCGGCGAGGTCATTCGCCGCAAGGCCGGAAAGGCTGGTAAGTAA
- the rpsH gene encoding 30S ribosomal protein S8, producing MTMTDPVADMLTRLRNANSAHHDSVSMPHSKLKGHIAEILTNEGYISGWNVEDARVGQTLTLTLKFGPDREPSIAGIKRVSKPGLRVYAKSTELPKVLGGLGVAILSTSSGLLTDREAEKKGVGGEVLAYVW from the coding sequence ATGACAATGACAGATCCGGTCGCAGACATGCTGACCAGACTGCGCAACGCCAACTCGGCACACCACGATTCCGTGTCGATGCCGCACTCGAAGCTCAAGGGCCACATCGCTGAGATCCTCACCAACGAGGGCTACATCAGCGGTTGGAACGTCGAAGACGCTCGAGTCGGCCAGACCCTCACACTCACCCTGAAGTTCGGCCCGGACCGCGAGCCCTCGATCGCCGGCATCAAGCGCGTATCGAAGCCCGGCCTCCGCGTCTACGCGAAGTCGACCGAACTGCCCAAGGTCCTCGGTGGCCTCGGCGTCGCCATCCTGTCCACCTCCTCCGGTCTTCTGACGGACCGCGAGGCCGAGAAGAAGGGCGTCGGCGGGGAAGTCCTCGCCTACGTGTGGTAA
- the rpsQ gene encoding 30S ribosomal protein S17 has translation MAETAKAASEAATASARGYRKTLRGYVVSDKMEKTIVVEVEDRVKHPLYGKVIRRSSKVKAHDEQGLAGIGDLVVISETRPLSATKRWRLVEILEKAK, from the coding sequence ATGGCTGAGACTGCAAAAGCAGCATCCGAGGCCGCGACTGCGTCCGCCCGCGGCTACCGCAAGACCCTTCGCGGCTACGTCGTCAGCGACAAGATGGAGAAGACCATCGTCGTCGAGGTCGAGGACCGCGTGAAGCACCCGCTGTACGGCAAGGTCATCCGCCGCAGCTCCAAGGTGAAGGCTCACGACGAGCAGGGCCTTGCCGGGATCGGCGACCTCGTGGTCATCAGCGAGACCCGTCCGCTGAGTGCCACCAAGCGGTGGCGCCTGGTCGAGATTCTCGAGAAGGCCAAGTAA
- the rpsE gene encoding 30S ribosomal protein S5: MATDQTAEKPVETAAGSEPRTEDTRGGNRRGGRDRNQGRDRGGRDRGGRDDKNQFLERVVTINRVSKVVKGGRRFSFTALVVVGDGNGVVGVGYGKAREVPLAISKGVEEAKKNFFRVPRVANTIPHPVQGEAAAGVVLLRPAAAGTGVIAGGPVRAVLECAGIHDVLSKSLGSSNTINIVHATVTALKQLEEPRAVAARRGKEYDEVAPAKLLQIEARAAEAAAAAKVGA; the protein is encoded by the coding sequence GTGGCTACTGACCAGACTGCTGAGAAGCCTGTCGAGACGGCAGCCGGTTCCGAGCCGCGCACCGAGGACACGCGTGGCGGCAACCGCCGCGGCGGACGTGACCGCAACCAGGGCCGTGACCGTGGCGGTCGCGACCGCGGCGGACGCGACGACAAGAACCAGTTCCTCGAGCGCGTCGTCACCATCAACCGCGTGTCGAAGGTCGTGAAGGGTGGACGTCGCTTCAGCTTCACCGCCCTCGTCGTCGTCGGCGACGGCAACGGCGTTGTGGGTGTCGGCTACGGCAAGGCCCGCGAGGTTCCCCTCGCGATCTCCAAGGGCGTCGAGGAGGCGAAGAAGAACTTCTTCCGCGTGCCTCGCGTCGCCAACACGATCCCGCACCCCGTCCAGGGTGAGGCCGCGGCCGGCGTCGTGCTGCTGCGTCCGGCGGCCGCCGGTACCGGTGTTATCGCCGGTGGTCCGGTTCGCGCCGTCCTCGAGTGCGCGGGCATCCACGACGTGCTGAGCAAGTCGCTCGGTTCGTCGAACACCATCAACATCGTGCACGCGACCGTCACGGCGCTCAAGCAGCTCGAGGAGCCTCGTGCTGTTGCAGCCCGCCGCGGCAAGGAGTATGACGAGGTCGCTCCTGCCAAGCTGCTGCAGATCGAAGCGCGTGCCGCCGAGGCCGCTGCCGCAGCAAAGGTAGGTGCGTAA
- the rplE gene encoding 50S ribosomal protein L5, producing MTDTSAAAPAGKIQPRLKQKYKTEISDQLKQQFGYTNVHQVPGLVKIVVNTGVGEAARDSKVIDGAIADLTKITGQKPVVTKARKSIAQFKLREGQPIGAHVTLRGDRAWEFLDRLLSLALPRIRDFRGLSDRQFDGNGNYTFGLTEQSVFHEIDQDKIDRVRGFDITVVTTAKTDDEGRALLKALGFPFKSNEAAA from the coding sequence ATGACAGATACCTCAGCTGCTGCGCCCGCTGGCAAAATCCAGCCGCGCCTCAAGCAGAAGTACAAGACGGAAATCTCCGACCAGCTGAAGCAGCAGTTCGGCTACACGAACGTCCACCAGGTTCCCGGCCTCGTCAAGATCGTCGTGAACACGGGTGTCGGCGAAGCCGCTCGCGACAGCAAGGTCATCGACGGCGCGATCGCCGACCTGACCAAGATCACCGGCCAGAAGCCCGTCGTCACCAAGGCGCGCAAGTCCATCGCGCAGTTCAAGCTGCGCGAGGGTCAGCCCATCGGTGCGCACGTCACCCTCCGTGGCGACCGTGCATGGGAGTTCCTCGACCGCCTTCTGTCGCTCGCGCTTCCGCGCATCCGCGACTTCCGCGGACTGAGCGACCGCCAGTTCGACGGAAACGGCAACTACACCTTCGGTCTGACCGAGCAGTCCGTGTTCCACGAGATTGACCAGGACAAGATCGACCGCGTTCGTGGCTTCGACATCACCGTCGTCACGACCGCGAAGACCGACGACGAGGGTCGCGCGCTGCTCAAGGCGCTCGGCTTCCCGTTCAAGTCGAACGAGGCCGCCGCGTAA
- the rpmD gene encoding 50S ribosomal protein L30, whose protein sequence is MAGRLKVTQIKSKVSEKQNQRDTLRSLGLKRIGDVVVREDNAQNRGYVNTVSHLVKVEEID, encoded by the coding sequence ATGGCCGGTCGTCTGAAGGTCACGCAGATCAAGTCCAAAGTTAGTGAGAAGCAGAACCAGCGCGACACGCTGCGCAGCCTTGGGCTGAAGCGCATCGGCGACGTGGTCGTCCGTGAGGACAACGCGCAGAACCGCGGCTACGTCAACACTGTTTCCCACCTCGTGAAGGTTGAGGAGATCGACTAA
- a CDS encoding adenylate kinase, whose product MTSPSEQPGVRLLIVGPPGAGKGTQAAVIATTFGIPAISTGDIFRQNIKDGTELGKQIDAIVSTGGYVPDSLTNAIVADRLGQADAANGFLLDGYPRTADQVAELDRILAASGTALDGVVQLTADRDEVVTRLLKRAAEQGRVDDTEEVIRHRQDVYHEQTEPVIEAYRERGLVVSVDGLGTIDDVSARVLDALASRGVAVSA is encoded by the coding sequence ATGACCTCTCCATCCGAACAGCCCGGTGTGCGCCTGCTCATCGTCGGGCCCCCCGGAGCCGGCAAGGGAACTCAAGCGGCGGTGATCGCCACGACCTTCGGGATCCCCGCGATCTCCACCGGCGACATCTTCCGCCAGAACATCAAGGACGGCACCGAGCTCGGCAAGCAGATCGACGCGATCGTGTCGACCGGCGGCTACGTGCCCGACTCGCTCACGAACGCGATCGTCGCCGACAGGCTGGGCCAGGCGGATGCCGCGAACGGCTTCCTCCTCGACGGATACCCCCGCACGGCGGACCAGGTCGCCGAGCTCGACCGCATTCTCGCGGCATCCGGCACCGCCCTCGACGGCGTCGTGCAGCTCACCGCCGACCGCGACGAGGTCGTCACGCGACTGCTCAAGCGCGCCGCCGAGCAGGGCCGCGTCGACGACACCGAAGAGGTCATCCGGCACCGTCAGGACGTGTACCACGAGCAGACCGAGCCGGTCATCGAGGCGTACCGCGAGCGCGGTCTCGTCGTGAGCGTCGACGGCCTCGGCACGATCGACGACGTGAGCGCGCGCGTGCTCGACGCCCTCGCCTCGCGCGGCGTCGCCGTCTCCGCCTGA
- a CDS encoding aminotransferase class IV: protein MARAFLITPLPADSADTDFEARLRPILPEERVLSIHDAGATRGDGVFETVGMTAGIVRKAEAHVERLAASAAKMDLPAPHPGQWLNAIERVARELPDTGAAVIRLVITRGLPDAGPTCWIVGQPSPAHVSERVDGVRVVLLDRGWPININSRAPWMLAGAKTLSYAPNMAALREARRRGADDVIFTSLEGFAMEGPTSSLIVRIGDTFVTPAADDGILPGTTQQELFAWLRAQGRQTASRRVLADEVRSADAAWLVSSVRLVVPVTAIDGASTHVDADLTARMNEALLAG from the coding sequence ATGGCACGCGCGTTCCTCATCACCCCGCTGCCCGCAGACTCCGCGGACACCGACTTCGAGGCGCGCCTGCGCCCGATCCTGCCCGAGGAGCGCGTGCTCAGCATCCACGATGCCGGTGCCACTCGCGGTGACGGCGTCTTCGAGACCGTCGGCATGACCGCGGGCATCGTGCGCAAGGCCGAGGCGCACGTCGAGCGGCTCGCGGCCTCGGCCGCGAAGATGGACCTGCCCGCGCCGCACCCGGGACAGTGGCTGAATGCGATCGAGCGCGTAGCGCGAGAGCTTCCCGACACGGGAGCCGCCGTCATCCGGCTTGTGATCACGCGCGGGCTCCCGGACGCCGGGCCGACGTGCTGGATCGTCGGCCAGCCGAGCCCCGCTCACGTCAGCGAACGCGTCGACGGCGTGCGCGTCGTGCTCCTCGACCGCGGCTGGCCCATCAACATCAACTCCCGCGCACCGTGGATGCTCGCAGGAGCCAAGACCCTCTCGTACGCGCCCAACATGGCGGCGCTGCGCGAGGCGCGCCGCCGTGGCGCCGACGACGTCATCTTCACCTCTCTCGAGGGATTCGCGATGGAGGGCCCGACGTCGTCGCTCATCGTGCGCATCGGCGACACCTTCGTCACGCCCGCCGCCGACGACGGCATCCTGCCCGGCACGACGCAGCAGGAGCTGTTCGCCTGGCTCCGCGCCCAGGGCCGCCAGACCGCGTCGCGGCGCGTGCTCGCCGACGAGGTGCGCTCCGCCGACGCCGCGTGGCTCGTCTCGAGCGTTCGCCTGGTGGTGCCGGTCACCGCGATCGATGGCGCCTCGACGCACGTCGATGCCGACCTGACCGCCCGCATGAACGAGGCGCTGCTCGCCGGCTGA
- the rplN gene encoding 50S ribosomal protein L14 translates to MIQQESRLKVADNTGAKELLTIRVLGGSGRHYAGLGDTIVATVKDAIPGGNVKKGDVVKAVIVRTKKQTRRQDGSYIKFDENAAVILKNDGEPRGTRIFGPVGRELRDKRFMKIVSLAPEVI, encoded by the coding sequence ATGATTCAGCAGGAATCACGGCTCAAGGTCGCCGACAACACCGGCGCCAAGGAGCTGCTCACGATTCGCGTTCTCGGCGGATCGGGCCGTCACTACGCGGGCCTCGGTGACACCATCGTTGCGACCGTGAAGGACGCCATCCCCGGCGGAAACGTGAAGAAGGGCGACGTCGTCAAGGCCGTCATCGTTCGCACGAAGAAGCAGACCCGTCGCCAGGACGGTTCGTACATCAAGTTCGATGAGAACGCAGCAGTGATCTTGAAGAACGACGGCGAGCCCCGCGGCACCCGTATCTTCGGACCGGTCGGTCGCGAGCTCCGCGACAAGCGGTTCATGAAGATCGTCTCGCTGGCACCGGAGGTTATCTAA
- the map gene encoding type I methionyl aminopeptidase — MRPVRRSIYKSPAQLRLMREPGLLTARALDAAREAVRRGVTTLEIDAIAEQTIVAGGGKPNFKMEPGYHHTLCVSVNDEVVHGIPGDRVIRPGDIVSIDCGADVGGWNGDSACTVVVPDPDRPELVAARERLSRTTEGSMWAGIARLARAAKLGEIGDAVQGYIEDNPDADGREYGIIEDYIGHGIGRSMHEEPPVFNYRVRLPGPAVKPGLVVAIEPMMVERSADTQVLDDDWTVTTVDGGMAAHWEHSVAVHKDGIWVLTAADGGAAGLAPFGVTPTPIA, encoded by the coding sequence ATGCGCCCCGTCCGCCGCTCGATCTACAAGTCGCCCGCGCAGCTGCGCCTCATGCGCGAGCCCGGGCTGCTCACCGCCCGCGCCCTCGACGCCGCGCGCGAGGCCGTGCGGCGGGGCGTGACAACGCTTGAGATCGACGCCATCGCCGAGCAGACCATCGTCGCCGGCGGCGGCAAGCCGAACTTCAAGATGGAGCCCGGCTACCATCACACCCTGTGCGTGTCGGTGAACGACGAGGTCGTGCACGGCATCCCGGGCGACCGCGTGATCCGGCCCGGCGACATCGTGTCGATCGACTGCGGCGCCGACGTCGGCGGCTGGAACGGCGACTCGGCGTGCACGGTCGTCGTGCCCGACCCCGATCGGCCCGAGCTCGTCGCCGCCCGCGAGCGGCTCTCCCGCACGACGGAGGGCTCGATGTGGGCCGGCATCGCACGCCTCGCGCGCGCCGCGAAGCTCGGCGAGATCGGCGACGCCGTGCAAGGCTACATCGAGGACAACCCCGACGCCGACGGCCGCGAGTACGGCATCATCGAGGACTACATCGGCCACGGCATCGGACGCTCCATGCACGAGGAGCCGCCCGTGTTCAACTACCGCGTGCGGCTGCCCGGCCCCGCCGTGAAGCCGGGCCTCGTCGTCGCGATCGAGCCCATGATGGTCGAGCGCTCCGCCGACACCCAGGTGCTCGACGACGACTGGACCGTCACGACCGTCGACGGCGGCATGGCCGCGCACTGGGAGCACAGTGTCGCCGTGCACAAGGACGGCATCTGGGTTCTCACGGCCGCCGACGGGGGAGCCGCGGGCCTCGCCCCCTTCGGGGTCACCCCCACGCCCATCGCCTGA
- the rpmC gene encoding 50S ribosomal protein L29 yields MAIGSKELTPAELDTFEDERLVDELRKAKEELFNLRFQAATGQLETHGRLRAVKRDIARIYTVIRERELGIRATPAPVEVPAKETRKSKKAKAAEEAAEADETKEA; encoded by the coding sequence ATGGCGATCGGATCCAAGGAGCTCACTCCCGCAGAGCTCGACACTTTCGAAGACGAGCGACTGGTTGACGAGCTGCGCAAGGCGAAGGAAGAACTCTTCAACCTTCGCTTCCAGGCGGCGACCGGTCAGCTCGAGACCCACGGACGACTCCGTGCTGTCAAGCGCGACATCGCCCGCATCTACACGGTGATCCGCGAGCGCGAGCTCGGCATCCGCGCCACTCCGGCGCCTGTCGAGGTCCCCGCGAAGGAGACCCGCAAGAGCAAGAAGGCCAAGGCTGCCGAAGAGGCCGCCGAGGCTGACGAGACGAAGGAGGCCTAG
- the secY gene encoding preprotein translocase subunit SecY, with translation MFSAIARIFRTPDLRRKIGFTLGIIALYRLGSFVPTPFVDFENVQKCLAQNQGTQGLYELVNLFSGGALLQLSIFALGIMPYITASIITQLLRVVIPHFETLHKEGQAGQSKLTQYTRYLTIFLGVLQSTTLITVARSGALFGTNSSAECSSLITDDTWYAVLLMVITMTAGTGLIMWMGELITEKGIGNGMSLLIFTSIAATFPSSLWAIQQSHGFETFLLVLAIGIVIVIAVVFIEQSQRRIPVQYAKRMVGRRTYGGNSTYIPIKVNMAGVIPIIFASSLLYLPALIAQFNQPAAGQEPAAWVTWITTYLTKGDHPLYMALYFLLIVGFTYFYVAITFNPEEVADNMKKYGGFIPGIRAGRPTADYLDYVLTRVTLPGSLYLGLIALIPLIALATVGANQNFPFGGASILIIVGVGLETVKQIDSQLQQRHYEGLLR, from the coding sequence TTGTTTAGCGCTATTGCGCGGATCTTCCGCACACCCGACTTGCGTCGGAAGATCGGCTTCACCCTCGGCATCATCGCCTTGTACCGACTCGGCTCGTTCGTGCCGACGCCGTTCGTCGACTTCGAGAACGTGCAGAAGTGTCTCGCGCAGAACCAGGGAACGCAGGGCCTGTACGAGCTCGTCAACCTGTTCTCCGGTGGCGCGCTCCTCCAGCTCTCGATCTTCGCCCTCGGCATCATGCCGTACATCACGGCCTCGATCATCACCCAGCTGCTCCGCGTCGTCATCCCGCACTTCGAGACCCTCCACAAGGAAGGCCAGGCGGGCCAGAGCAAGCTGACGCAGTACACCCGCTACCTCACGATCTTCCTCGGCGTCCTGCAGTCGACGACGCTCATCACCGTTGCGCGAAGCGGCGCACTTTTCGGCACGAACTCGAGCGCCGAGTGCAGCTCCCTGATCACCGACGACACCTGGTACGCCGTGCTGCTCATGGTCATCACCATGACCGCAGGGACCGGCCTCATCATGTGGATGGGCGAGCTCATCACCGAGAAGGGCATCGGCAACGGAATGTCGCTGCTGATCTTCACGTCGATCGCCGCCACCTTCCCGAGCTCGCTCTGGGCCATCCAGCAGTCGCACGGCTTCGAGACGTTCCTCCTCGTGCTCGCGATCGGCATCGTCATCGTCATCGCCGTCGTGTTCATCGAGCAGTCGCAGCGCCGCATCCCCGTGCAGTACGCGAAGCGCATGGTGGGCCGCCGCACCTACGGCGGAAACAGCACCTACATCCCCATCAAGGTGAACATGGCCGGTGTTATCCCGATCATCTTCGCCTCCTCGCTGCTGTACCTCCCCGCGCTCATCGCCCAGTTCAACCAGCCCGCCGCCGGGCAGGAGCCTGCCGCGTGGGTGACCTGGATCACGACGTACCTCACCAAGGGCGACCACCCGCTCTACATGGCGCTGTACTTCCTGCTCATCGTCGGCTTCACCTACTTCTACGTCGCGATCACCTTCAACCCCGAAGAGGTCGCCGACAACATGAAGAAGTACGGCGGGTTCATCCCCGGCATCCGCGCCGGGCGCCCCACCGCCGACTACCTCGACTACGTGCTGACCCGCGTCACGCTGCCGGGTTCGCTCTACCTCGGATTGATCGCCCTGATCCCGCTGATCGCCCTCGCGACAGTCGGGGCCAACCAGAACTTCCCGTTCGGTGGCGCGTCGATCCTCATCATCGTCGGTGTTGGGCTCGAGACGGTCAAGCAGATCGACTCGCAGCTGCAGCAGCGACACTACGAAGGGTTGCTGCGATGA